The sequence TCTTAGTGGCGGCTGTCTGGTAGCTAATTTCTGCTGTGGAATGATACGCGACGTGACGTGCGCCCCCGCAGCCCGTTAGGAAAAGCAACGCGCTGCCAACAATGAGGAGTACTTTGCGGGATGCGCGGCGGACAGATGGACAAAACATAGGTAGAAGGCATCGAATACGTGAATCGGAGGTGCCTTCACGATATGAAACGTGCCTGTGCCCGGTGGACATTCGGCGTCCGCCCCATCATGCAATCGCTCCTACCAAACAGGCGTCGCCTACACGTCGTAGTTGAAGTCGGGCCAGTCGCCGGGGGCCCATCCGTCGTCCCGTTCGTCCTCGGCGGTTGTTTCTTCTTTTTGCTTCTTCTGCTGCTGTTTTTCGGAGGCCCGCTGCGCGGCCTTGGTGGCCCGCTCCATGATCGCCGCGTCGGTGGCTGCGGAGCGTCCATCCGCGGAGGATTCGGCCGGGTGATCATCAGAGGCCGCACCAGCTTTCGGGAAGCCCCAAAGCGACCCAAGTTCGTCGTCCGACAAGTCATCGATGGAGCGCTGCGGCCGATCGCGCCCTTGTGGTTCACCGTCTTCGCGGGCCCACGGGGCCGTCCAATCGGGGCCCCGTTCATCCGCTGCTGCAGGGGCGGGATAGCTAGGCGCTTCTGTATCCGCCGCAGTTGGTGGAGGCTCTGTGGTTGCTGTGGACTCCGGCGACGCGTCGTCACCCGCTGCATCGGCGGCCGCGTGTGCATCGTCGGCGTGGGACGCCTCGGCCTCCGGCTTCGTGGCTACCGCGGCCACCGCCAGGAGCACCAGCGCAAAGAGCGAGACGAAGAACTGCAGCATCCAGGCCGCCGCGGTGTCGGGTGCTTGAAACACGGCAATCAGGCTGTACACCATCCATCCGGCCACGCCAGCATTGATGAGGAGCAGTCCGCCCCACAGCACGTAGCGCCCCGTGCTTGGCCTTGCTGCCGCCGGGGTTTTCGGTGCATCGGAGGGCGCTTGCACGGGCTCTGAGACAGCCGCGGCGCGCGCGTCGGGTGCGGGGGCGTCCGCCACATCAGGCGCGTCCCTTTCGAGAAGCGGTGCCCGCATGAGGGGGCGCCATGTCACCAGGCACGCCCCGTATGTAACGAGACTCGCCATGGCGGCATACGCCAACAGGGTGGCGTGCGCCGGTACGAAAAAGAGCGCGATCGTGCAGCCTGCAGGTATGAGGAGCGGCAGAAGGAAACGCATGGCTCCAACGGAATCCAGTTGAGGCGGACAATAAATGCCCAGGCGTGTGTGCTCCAAAGAGGCCACCCTACGGCAACCGTTACGCTACAATGACGCTGCAAACACGCACCGACACGCAATACAAGAGCAGGTTCTACGAGATGGGCAATGCCGGGGACGCCATCATCATCTTATGGATGATAGGTGTATCGTCTCTTGGATGACGTTTTATTCGGCATGCCACGCCCAGAGCACTTGCAGTATAATGAGCAACGCGTGAAGATGCAACAAGAACGCCTAAGCGCTTACGCTACGTAGGGTTACGAGAACCAGGCCAGCCGCGCGAGGGCCGCTTGGTGGTCGGGGCGCAGGGCGGCTTCCCAGCGATTGGGCACCGGCGCGGTGAAGCTGCAGAGCCGCTCGGTCGTCGGATGCTCCACGCGCAACAGGGCATGATGCAGGGCGATGGTGCGTCCGCCAAAGGGGCGTGTGGCGCCGTAGCGCCCATCGCCCAGCACGGGGTATCCGCGCGTTGCAAACTGTAAACGGATCTGATGCGGCCGCCCGGTGTGCAGCGTCACCTGCACCAGCGTTACCCCGTGCGCGGCCGCCAGGGCCACCCACGACAGCTCGGCGGCTTTGCCCTCCGGATGGTCGGGCGCTACGAGCTGCGGCTGCTGGTCTATTTTGGCAATGACGTCGGCGTAGCGCCCAATGCCTGTGAGGGTGCCTTCCACCAGCACCAGGTAGCGCTTTTCGGACGTGCGCTCACGAAACTGCCGGGTTAACTGGCGGGCCGCGGGACGCGTGCGTGCTAGCACCATCACGCCCGATGCGGGCCGGTCGAGCCGGTGGACGAGCCCGAGGTACGACGCATCGAGCGCACGCTTGCCCCAGGTGAGCACGTCGAGGTCGCCGGTGCGGTCGGCCTGCGAGAGCATGCCCGGCGGCTTGTTAATCACGAGCAGCGCGTCGTCGGTATGGAGGCGTTCAGGAGTCATGGCGCCGGAAGTGAGCCGTGAGGATGCCGTAGCGTTCGGACAGGTCGTCGTGGTCGAACGGCCGCCCGCGCCGCACGCTGCTGTAAATCTTCCATCCGTCCTTTTCGAGGTGTTGCACGCGCACCGGATCGAACCACGGGCGAAACCGCTCCACAACGCGCCACCCAAAGGCTTGCGGCTCGGTAGGCGTTGGGCGATGCCCGACATCGGTGATGAGCAGCAGATGGCCGCCCAGCGCCGTTACACGGCCCATCTCGGCGATGGTGGCAGCCAGGTCGTCAACATGATCGAGCGCGTTGAAGCAGCTGACCACGTCGAACGAGGCATCGGCAAACGGCAGCGCCTCGGCATAGCCCTGCACGTACCGCATGGCGTGCTGCGTGGTGCCCAGCGTGCGGTATGTGTCGGCGAGCGGGTCGACCCCGACGCGCGCGGCGGCCTGCGGCGCCCACTCAAGGCTTCCCAGCGGCCCGCAGCCCACATCCAACAGGCGTTTGCCTTCATAAAACGCGGGCGTCAGCCCAAAATGCGTGGTAAAAAGCGGCGCAAAGTGGTCGTTGCGAAAGTGCGACGGCCGCAGCCAGCGCAGCCCCCACCAAAACATCCCCTCGTACCACTCCTTGCCGGCGCGGGGCAGCCAGCGCGCGAGGCGTTCTTGCCAAGAAAGCAACCAGCGAGACATACGCGGGTGGTGGTCAGGGGTGCGTTAGGACGAATGTTCGTTGCCGTAGCGCCAGGCCAGGTAGGCCATGAAGCCCGCCCCCACGCGCAGCGCCTCTTCGTCGACGGTAAACTGGGGCGTATGCAAGCCGTGCGTACTTTGGGCCTCCTCGTTGCCCGTGCCCAGGCGATAAAAGGTGCCTGGACGCTCCTGCAGGAAATAGGCAAAGTCCTCGCCCGCGTACCACCGGTCGAGGTCAACCGTCTGCCCGGCACCCACATAGTCTTCAGCCGCCTGCTTTACCAGCGCCGACGTCTCGGGATCGTTGTGCAGCGACGGATAGCCCACCCGCACCTCCACATCGGCGGTAGCGCCGTGGGCCTCGGCGGTGTGCGTCACCACGCGGCGGATCAGGTCGTGCGCCCGAAAGCGCCAGTCTTCGTCCATCGTGCGGAAGGTACCTTCCAGCCGCGCGTGCTCCGGAATCACGTTGGTGGCCCCCTCCGCCATCAGCTTGCCCACCGACAGGATGGTGGGCGTGCCGGGCGGACTGTGCCGGCTGGCAATGCTCTGCAGTGCCGTTACCACCTGGGCCGCCACGTACGTGGCATCGGCCGACAGCGTGTGCGGCGCTGCTGCGTGGCCGCCCGCGCCGTGGATGGTGATGTGTAGCTCATCGGCCGACGCCATGTAGGCGCCGCTGCGCACGCCAATCGCGCCGGTGGGCAGATCGGGCGCTACGTGCTGCCCAAACACGGTGTCAACGGCCGATCCCATGCCGCGGCCCTCCAGCACGCCCTGCTCAATCATGAACTTCGCCCCGCCGGGGATGCGCTCTTCGCTGGGCTGAAAGCAAAACCGAATCCGCCCGTGGATGTGCTCCTTGAGCTCCGACAAGACGATGGCCGTGCCCAGCAGCGAGGCGGTGTGGGCGTCGTGACCGCAGGCATGCATCACGCCCGCCGTCTCCGAGGCAAAGGGCAAGCCGGTCGCTTCGGAAATGGGCAGCGCGTCCATGTCGGCCCGCAGCAACAGCGTCGGGCCCGGCTTCAGGCCATCCAGCGAGGCTACGACGCCAGTTTCATAGATCCCCGTTTGCACGTACAGCCCCAACGGGCGCAGTGTCTCGGCGACCAAGGCGGCCGTCTGCGTTTCTTCCAGCGCCAGCTCGGGGTTGCGGTGGATCTGGCGGCGGAGCGCCACGATGGTCTCAAAGGCATCGCGCGCCCGGTTACGAATACGATCAAGCACAGGCCAGCGGATTGAGTGGAGAGGAAAAACGCACAGGCGGTAACGAATGAACCATCGGTTAAGGTCGGCCGGACCGAAAAACATCAATGAAAATAGCGTGAGCGGTGGATGTTTTCACCCGCCCTTGGTGCAGTCTATGGCGCATCGCAGGCAACGCGTGATCTTTTGAGACGCTCGCGCATTCATCGTTTATGCCTTACGGCGCCAATAAGACTGTGATGACACAACTGCCCTCCATATGGAAACGACGCTGAATCAAGTCAGCCCCGTAGAATACGAACTGACGGTACGGGCCACGGCCGACGACCTGTCCGACCAACTCAACGACGCGCTGCGCAAGCAACGCAAGCAAATGGACCTGCCCGGCTTTCGCCAGGGCAAAGTCCCCATGCAGATTGTAAAGAAGAAATACGGCGAATCCATTGGTTTCGAGGTCGCGCAGCGGTTTGTAAGCCAGACGTTTGCGTCGACCATGGAGGAGGAGCACGAGGATATTGAGCCGCTGGGGCGCCCCGAGATTATGTCGCTCGATTACGACTTTGAGGGCGACCTGGAAGCGACCGTGCGCTTTGGCGTTGAGCCCGACATTGAGCTGGCCGATCTTTCGCAGGTCACCATCCCGATGCTCGACCATACGGTGAGCGATGCGGATGTGCAGGACGAGATCGACCAGATCTTGCGCGATCAGGCCGACCTCGTGCCGGCCGAAGATGCCGAGATCGGTCCTGAGGACTACGTGGATGTTGACCTTCAGCGGGTCGATCCGTCGACCAACACGCCCATCATCGGCGAGAAGGAAGAGGGGCTCACGTTCTTTTTGGACGACGACTGGTTGATGGACGCGCTGCGCGATGAGCTTTTGGGGCATCAGGCCGGCGACACGGTGCGCGTGGAGCTCCCCAGCGATGAAGGCGAGCAGCACGTGTACGACGTCACCATCAACGATGTGAAGCGCCGCGAGCTACCGCCCTTCGATGAAGCCGTGGTGCGCGAAGTTACCGACGGCGACCTCGAAGACCCCGAGGAACTGCGCGAAGAAATCCACGACCGGCTGCAAAACGCATATACGCAGCGAAGCCGCGAGCTTGTGGAGCAGGAGATCGTGGAGCAGATGCTGGACCGCCACCAGGTGCCGGTTCCCAACTCGCTCATAGAATCGGTGCTCGACTCCTTTGTCGACCAGGTGCGTCAGCAAAACGACGGCGACCTGCCCGACGACTTCGACGAGACGCACTTCCGCCAGCAAAACCGCAGCGATGCCGAGCAGCAGGGGCGCTGGATGCTCCTCCGCAACCACGTCATTGCTACGTCCGACCTCGAAGTCACCGATGACGACATCGACGCGTTCTTGATTGAACAGGCCGGGGGCGATGCGTCGTCGGTCGAGCAGATGCGCCGCGTGTACAGCCAGATGCCGCGCATGATGGAGCGCGTGCAATCGCAGGTGATGAGCCGCAAGGTGTACGACCACCTGCTGGAACAGATGGACGTAGATGAGATGGATCTGGAGGCTTTCCAGGAAGCGATGGAGGATCGCCACGCGCATCACGACCACGCCGGTCACGATCACGATCATGACCATGCGCACGACGCTGCGCCCACGAACGCGCCCAACATCGTACAGGCCTCTTCTTAATCCGAACGATTGGCACACACGCCGATCAAGTGCAGGTCTTTAAACGCCCCGACGGGCTAATCCCCGTCGGGGCGTTTTAATGTCTGCGTTCGCCTGGGCGGCCCGCGCACACGCCCATCGCCCCCGCCGGTTTGCGGCGACAGCGCGTACGTGCACCCGTGGGGAAAGCCATTGCGCCGGACTCGGTACAATCCTGTGCGGGAAGTTCAAACGACGCCTCGCCGCCATCGACAGGCGCGCATCTCCAGCGCTGTAGCGCCGCGGTTCGTACTGCCGTACGCCCCAGGCCCTGCTTCATCGGTAGCTGAGGCGACCCGAAAGCGCAATCCTGCGCCTGGACTTGAGCCGTCCGCCGCAGCCCTGGGCTGGCTGTACCCAACAAAAAAACGAGGCGACCCGAAGGCCGCCCCGTCGTGCAAAACCGCTATGTCTTCAGGTGCTTACTGACGCACCGGGATCGAGTCGGCACGGCGGAACTGACGCGTGCCGCCCTTCTTGCTGGTTTGGCCTTCCACTTCGCCTTGGCCTTCGGCCATGACGCGGGCGCCGGGGACGCCATTCTCCGTGTAGAACTGAGCCACCGCGCGGGCACGGTCAGCCGACAGCTCTTGCGGGCTACGCTCGCCGGGTGCCGCGAAGCCTTCCACACGGGCGCTCAGGTTCGAGCACTGGTTCAGCACATCGAGGTTCTCCTGCAGGGCGCTCTGGGCTTCATCGGTGAGCGTGCTGGAGTTGTAGCTGAAGAACACCGGATTGAACTCGGTGATGCTCGTGCAGATGGGCGGCAGCGCCGGCTCAACCGTAACGCTGAGCGTGCGCGAGTCCGAGCCGGCGTTGTTCGACGCCTGCAGCTCGACGGTATACTCGCCCGGGTCGCTGTAGGTGTGCGTCACGCTAGCGCCCGATCCTGTGGCGCCATCGCCGAACGACCAGTTGTACGTGAGGGGCGTGTCGCCGCGCACGTTGCTCGTGAAGCGCACCGACTCGCCCTCATCCACGGGGTTCGGCTGGGCGTTGATGCTTGCGATGCTCGCGGGCTGCGGGGGGCGCTCCACCATCACCGTCAGCGTATCGGTGTCGCTACCGGCCTCGTTGCTCGCGGTAAACGTAACCTGGTACTGTCCTGCGCGCTGGAATGTATGGGTCGTCAGCAGCCCAGAGCCCGTCTCACCATCCCCAAAGTTCCACTGGTAGGTAAGCGGCTTGTCGGCCTCGGCATTGATGCTGGCCTCGAAAGTGCCCGACTCGCCCGTCTGCAGCTGATCAGGGCCGGACATGGAGTCTACCGTGGGGGCTGTTTTACCACAACCAGAAAGGAAAAGGCCACCCACCACAAGCAGCAGCGGGAGCCAGAGCGTAAACCGTTTGGATGTTCGCATAGAAGTTTGTGTATCCATGATGATTGTGTTGCGCTGCGTCGAGATCGTGTAAACCGATGTCGCAAACCAGAAACCGGTGCGGCGTTTAAGCTTGGCGTGTCACCAGTGTCCGTTAAGAAACGGAATCTATCATCAACACGCAAGCCCCAACAGGTGAGGATTCACCGGAGACGTCCACTTCGATAGCTTGTACCGCGTATGCCGTTGCAACCAGCCTCCCATCTGGCGCATCAGCGATTACGTACATTCCGGTGCAAGGACCATACAGACCGAATAATGCAAAGCACAGCGGGCAATCGCAAAATAATCTACGCGCGCACTGTAAAAAATGTGTATGTGCTACGCGCGTCGCCCACAAGCCCCGGCGCACAACTTCTTACGCCAACGACTGCACGTGCTTTTCAAGCTTGCTCTTGTAGTTCGCTGCCTTATTTTTGTGGATGATCCCTTTGCTTGCCAACCGGTCAAGGCCGCTCTTTACTTCCGGGAGAAGCGCCTTGGCTGCCTCGTAGTCCTCCGTAGCCCGCAACTTCTTCATCTTGGTCCGGACGGCGCTCTTTTGCGACTTGTTGCGCTGGCGCCGCTTCTCATTCTGGCGCATGCGCTTGATGGCTGATTGATGCTGTGGCATACCGCTCGCTCTTCTGTGGTCAAAAAAGATGATCGAAGCAATACCCGCTACGCACGGCTTTGTGCGCACGCTGTGCTACGACTATTGCAGACTGAACCAACGCAGCCTGCGAACACAATAGTTCCGCACACTTGAAAAATTAAGATTGCAAACCTGTTTTAATTCGTGCCTCCGGGCTGCGCGCGGCCCTGATGGGCTACACATCGCCCCCGGCCTTGGCTTGTAGCTTCACTGCGAACCGCGCCCGTCGTCCGATGTTCGCGTCATCGTTGCTCGCGCGCGCCGTCTGATGCAACATCAAGACAGGTTCTATTCCCGCTTGCACCTGACATGGCCACAGGGGTTTGCCTACCAGCGGTCGTTGCCTGTGTGTTCGTGCGTCCCGCGTCCGCGCCTCGCGCAGGCCGCGCACTGTTCGGTTCACGAATCGCCGCCCGCACGTTCCCGTTAGGCCACTGGTTTTTCCAACGCCTGCCCCCGTACCCATGCGAATCCTTGGCTTTGCGGTTGTCCTGATGCTGTGGAGCGCCGGTGCGCCTCGTGCCACGGCGCAGTCGTGGTGGCTGCGCGCCGACAGCGGCCGGGCCGATTCAACCCGCGCGGCCCACTGGCGTGCCCAGCGCCTTGCCAAGGCCGGCATCATGCAGCCTCCGAGCGATACGTGGGTCGAAGACGCAGCCCAGTTCGTAGCGCGCAACCGCAGCTTCATCACCCCCGACCAGCTCGTCATCGACATTGCGGCCCTCGACCTCTACGGCATAAAGCCGGTGTTTGGCGGCTTGGGCAGCGGTGCAGGGTTCACCGGCGGCCTGTGGTATGCCCCACCCCTTGCCCTGGGCAGCGGCCGCTATGCCAACGTGCAGGCGCTGGCCAGCCTCCGCGGGTACTACGGCGCCGAAGCTGTCCTCGGCGAAGAGCGCCCGCCGTACATCCGCTACGCGTTTGCGCGCTACCGCCACCAACCCGGCGAGCTGGTGTACCCGATGGAAACGCGCGTGGATGAGCCGGCCGCCTTTCGCCTGAACGAAGGCCTGATGGGCGGCCTCATTGGGCGCTACCTGACGCCCCGGCTGCTGAGCGGGCTGCATGCCTCGTACCAAACGTACCGCTACGGCCCCGGGCGCCGCGACGGGTACGCTCAGCTTGACACGGCCTTTACGACCCCCCTGCCCGGACAGCAAGCCGACGTCGACTATGCCACAGCCGGGGGGTTTGTGGCCTACGACGGCCGCAACATCCCCGAAGTGTGGACCTACGGCCGCGCGTTTGCGCCTACGGGCGACCGCCTGCGCGGCCTCTCGCTAAGCGCCACCGACGGCCTCTTTGCTGCTGCCACTGCCTCCTACCATCAGGATGTGCAGGGGCAGTTTAGCTTTGCACGCGCCACGGCAGACGTGCAGTGGTACGTCCCTGTTCGGCGGGGCACCGCGCATGCCTTTGTGCTGCGGCACTATGCCGAGCTCACCCACGGGCGCGTTCCGTTCTACCTGATGCCCGTGCTGGGCGGCGCGCGCTCCGTGCGCGGCTTTGGGGGCGCACGCTTCCGCGACCAAAATGTGATGCTCATCAACGCCGAATTTCGGTGCCAGGTATGGCACTGGCTCGACATGGCCGTATTTGCCGACGTCGGCCATACGTTTAACCGCTTTCGCCGTATCGCGCCTTTGGAGGCCCACGTGGGCTACGGCATCGGCTTTCGTGTGCGATCGAACCAGCGAGTGCTTGCCCGCTTTGAAGTAGCCGGCAGTGCAAGCGGTGTTACCACGTATCTGGCCTTCGGATCGTTGCTGTAGCCGTCTCGGAGCCTTCGTTTTTGCGTGATGCATGTTATGGGTACTCGGTCGGTTGCGTGGTGGTGGAGGGCTGCGTTGCGCGTCGTGGCTGCGGGCCTTCTGCTTGCCGGAAGCAGCGCCGCGCAGGCCCAGGTCTTTCTTCCGGATGACCCGCTCTGGACCGACCCTGACCGGCTGGACATGCCCCTCCCGACGCCCACTACGCCCTCGGCCGCCTACGACTTTGTCGTCAACACCTTTCGTGATCCGGGCGACTACGAAGGGCCGGCGCGCAACATCAACACGGTGGGTGCGGTGCCCACGTCGTCGTGGTTCGTGAACGCCCGGCACCGCCCGCGGCCACGCGCTGCGGTACGCATGGGGCCGCGCAGCGGACGTCCGCCCGGCCGTCCGCCCTGGACGGTGCTCGATGCCAACAGCACCGGCGCGGCGCTTTGGCTGGACGTGCGCGACGTGAGCGGGCGCCGCTACCGACTGTGGCTCGACCCGCGCGGCCATCCGGAGCTTGTAACAGGGGCGGCCATGGTGGCGCAGCGCCTGTACCACGCCTTGGGCTACCGGGTACCCACGCACTTCCTTGTTGCGCTCCGCGCCGCCGACCTGGAGGCCGATGCCCCGACGAACGAGGTCAACCGTGTGCTTAGCGCTGCGCAGCGCAACGACGATGGCACGTACCGCGCGGTGGCCGCCCACCTGCCGCATGCGGAACGCCGCATTGGGCCGTTTCGCTTTTTTGGCACGCGCCCCTACGATGGCAACGACGTCTTCCCGCACGAAGCGCGCCGCGAGCTGCGCGGCCTGCGGGTCGTGGCGGCGTGGCTGCACCATGCCGGCCTGCAAGGCGCTGCCACCCGCGATGTCGTCACGGTGCGCGACCAACGACAGTTTGTGCTGCACTACCTGTACGACTTCACGTCGGCGCTGGGGAGCAGCGGGCAGGGGCCCAAGCCGGCATGGGTGGGCCACGAGTATCTGCTGGAAGTTGGACCGGTGCTGCGCCGCGCCGCCACGCTAGGACTCGCGGCAACCCCCTGGACGCGCGAGCCGTTGTCGCCGCATCCGGCCGTGGGGCGGTTCTCGTCTTCCTTTTTTGACCCGCGCGCCTGGAAACCACGCGTCCCGAACCCGGCGTTTTTGCGGTGCGATTCTGCCGATGCTTTTTGGGCGGCGGCCCGCATTCGTGCCCTCTCGCAAGAAGCGATTGAAGGCGCGGTGGCTGCTGCGCACTATAGCAACCCGGTAGCCGCCAACGCCATCACCCGCACCCTACTGGCGCGGCGCAACCGCATTGGGGCCACGCACCTGCGATTCGCCGGCGGCCTCGACCGGTTCGTTGTGCGGCGCGACACGCTCCACTTTGCGGACCTGCCGGCGCGCTACGGGCTACGCCCCGACGCCCT comes from Salisaeta longa DSM 21114 and encodes:
- a CDS encoding PKD domain-containing protein; protein product: MDTQTSMRTSKRFTLWLPLLLVVGGLFLSGCGKTAPTVDSMSGPDQLQTGESGTFEASINAEADKPLTYQWNFGDGETGSGLLTTHTFQRAGQYQVTFTASNEAGSDTDTLTVMVERPPQPASIASINAQPNPVDEGESVRFTSNVRGDTPLTYNWSFGDGATGSGASVTHTYSDPGEYTVELQASNNAGSDSRTLSVTVEPALPPICTSITEFNPVFFSYNSSTLTDEAQSALQENLDVLNQCSNLSARVEGFAAPGERSPQELSADRARAVAQFYTENGVPGARVMAEGQGEVEGQTSKKGGTRQFRRADSIPVRQ
- a CDS encoding BamA/TamA family outer membrane protein, which codes for MRILGFAVVLMLWSAGAPRATAQSWWLRADSGRADSTRAAHWRAQRLAKAGIMQPPSDTWVEDAAQFVARNRSFITPDQLVIDIAALDLYGIKPVFGGLGSGAGFTGGLWYAPPLALGSGRYANVQALASLRGYYGAEAVLGEERPPYIRYAFARYRHQPGELVYPMETRVDEPAAFRLNEGLMGGLIGRYLTPRLLSGLHASYQTYRYGPGRRDGYAQLDTAFTTPLPGQQADVDYATAGGFVAYDGRNIPEVWTYGRAFAPTGDRLRGLSLSATDGLFAAATASYHQDVQGQFSFARATADVQWYVPVRRGTAHAFVLRHYAELTHGRVPFYLMPVLGGARSVRGFGGARFRDQNVMLINAEFRCQVWHWLDMAVFADVGHTFNRFRRIAPLEAHVGYGIGFRVRSNQRVLARFEVAGSASGVTTYLAFGSLL
- a CDS encoding RluA family pseudouridine synthase encodes the protein MTPERLHTDDALLVINKPPGMLSQADRTGDLDVLTWGKRALDASYLGLVHRLDRPASGVMVLARTRPAARQLTRQFRERTSEKRYLVLVEGTLTGIGRYADVIAKIDQQPQLVAPDHPEGKAAELSWVALAAAHGVTLVQVTLHTGRPHQIRLQFATRGYPVLGDGRYGATRPFGGRTIALHHALLRVEHPTTERLCSFTAPVPNRWEAALRPDHQAALARLAWFS
- a CDS encoding M20 metallopeptidase family protein, translated to MLDRIRNRARDAFETIVALRRQIHRNPELALEETQTAALVAETLRPLGLYVQTGIYETGVVASLDGLKPGPTLLLRADMDALPISEATGLPFASETAGVMHACGHDAHTASLLGTAIVLSELKEHIHGRIRFCFQPSEERIPGGAKFMIEQGVLEGRGMGSAVDTVFGQHVAPDLPTGAIGVRSGAYMASADELHITIHGAGGHAAAPHTLSADATYVAAQVVTALQSIASRHSPPGTPTILSVGKLMAEGATNVIPEHARLEGTFRTMDEDWRFRAHDLIRRVVTHTAEAHGATADVEVRVGYPSLHNDPETSALVKQAAEDYVGAGQTVDLDRWYAGEDFAYFLQERPGTFYRLGTGNEEAQSTHGLHTPQFTVDEEALRVGAGFMAYLAWRYGNEHSS
- a CDS encoding class I SAM-dependent methyltransferase; its protein translation is MSRWLLSWQERLARWLPRAGKEWYEGMFWWGLRWLRPSHFRNDHFAPLFTTHFGLTPAFYEGKRLLDVGCGPLGSLEWAPQAAARVGVDPLADTYRTLGTTQHAMRYVQGYAEALPFADASFDVVSCFNALDHVDDLAATIAEMGRVTALGGHLLLITDVGHRPTPTEPQAFGWRVVERFRPWFDPVRVQHLEKDGWKIYSSVRRGRPFDHDDLSERYGILTAHFRRHDS
- the rpsT gene encoding 30S ribosomal protein S20, which produces MPQHQSAIKRMRQNEKRRQRNKSQKSAVRTKMKKLRATEDYEAAKALLPEVKSGLDRLASKGIIHKNKAANYKSKLEKHVQSLA
- the tig gene encoding trigger factor, which encodes METTLNQVSPVEYELTVRATADDLSDQLNDALRKQRKQMDLPGFRQGKVPMQIVKKKYGESIGFEVAQRFVSQTFASTMEEEHEDIEPLGRPEIMSLDYDFEGDLEATVRFGVEPDIELADLSQVTIPMLDHTVSDADVQDEIDQILRDQADLVPAEDAEIGPEDYVDVDLQRVDPSTNTPIIGEKEEGLTFFLDDDWLMDALRDELLGHQAGDTVRVELPSDEGEQHVYDVTINDVKRRELPPFDEAVVREVTDGDLEDPEELREEIHDRLQNAYTQRSRELVEQEIVEQMLDRHQVPVPNSLIESVLDSFVDQVRQQNDGDLPDDFDETHFRQQNRSDAEQQGRWMLLRNHVIATSDLEVTDDDIDAFLIEQAGGDASSVEQMRRVYSQMPRMMERVQSQVMSRKVYDHLLEQMDVDEMDLEAFQEAMEDRHAHHDHAGHDHDHDHAHDAAPTNAPNIVQASS